Within the Nitrospira sp. genome, the region CCCGTGATCGCGTCGAGAGCCTTCTCGCGACGATGCCGGATGAACCACGGCTCCACAACTTGATGGGACAACTTCTAGCCCAGGCGCGCCGATTCGCGGAAGCGGAGTCCGCGTACAAGACGGCGCTGAAAATCGATAGCGGGCTGCTAGCTACTTACATTCATCTCGGGGTACTGTATGTGCAATGGGGCAAGGTGGCGGACGCGATCCGCCAGTTCGAGGCCGTTTCGGAGAAGCAGCCGCGGAATCCTGCGGCTTTGATGGTCGCAGGGGTGCTCTACGAGCAGCGCCGCGATATTGATCGTGCAGAGGCAAAATACCTTGCCGCGCTTGCGATCGAGCCGAATTTCGGCCCGGCCGCGAACAATCTCGCCTGGTTGTTGCTCGAGCATCGTCGTAACCCGAATCGCGCTCTCCCCTATGCAGAAACCGCGAGAGCGAGTCTGCCGCGCGACCCGCATGTGGCTGACACACTGGGGTGGGTACACTACCACATCGAAGGATACGAGAAGGCCGCCGCATTGCTGAAGGAGGCCCTCGACCGTATGCCCGACAGTCCGGTGGTGCTCTATCACTACGGCATGGCGCAATACCGGAACGGTCGCGGAACTGAAGCTGCCCAGGCACTGAAGCGGTTCCTTGCTGTGAGCCCGTCAGATTCCCATGCCGACCAGGCGAAGAGCGTGCTTGCGAATCTCTCGGACAAGCACGCGAAACGAGACAACTCTTTGGGCAGCCGTTTCTCTCGACACGCGCTCGATCCCAGGATCCCGCTCGTATGAGCCAGAGTTTAGATCATCCCACCCCGGCTGTACTTCATAGGGGATCTCGGCGTTTCACTCCATGGCAGCAAGCGTCGGTGAGCGCAATTCTCGCAATCCTGTGTGCGGTTTGGCTGTACTGGTCAACAATCATGTCGATGACGCAGGCTTGGCTCGGCTCGAGAACATTTGCCCACGGCGTGTTGGTGCTTCCTGCCACCGGTTATTTGCTCTGGTGTCGACGGTCGAGCCTGGTTGGTCTGATCCCCGCTCCGACTGCCATGGGGCTCGTCTGTTTGGCGCTGACCGGCGCTCTATGGGTGGCAGGGACGGTTACCAACTCGGATTGGCTCCAGCAGGTAGCCGTGATTGCCATGTTGCCGGGCATTCTCTGGGCCATCATGGGCAGCGATGTCGTGCGACAATTGGCCTGGCCGTTGGGGTTTCTCGTGTTCATGCTTCCTGTCGGGACCTCATTCGAACCCTGGCTCCAGGATCTGACAGGGCAGATGATCGTCGTCGGCCTAGGCGTGACCGGAATCCCGTATCTCTACGAAGGGCATTTCATCACGCTTCCCTCTGGCACATGGGAAGTCGCGCCGGATTGCGGGGGCTTGCGGTATCTGCTGCCGGGTCTTGCGGTCGGCTATGCCTTCTCGGCGCTCGTGTATCGGCAGCCGATACGCCGCTGGCTATTCCTGGTAGTGTGCGCCGTGGTCCTGATACTGGCCAATGGACTTCGCGCGTATGGTGTCATGGTCGGGGATTATCTCGGCATCACCGAGGGAGCCGATCATCGAGTCTTCAGCTACACCATCTATGGATTCACGGTTCTGTGGTTGTTTTGGTTTGGACTTCGCTGGCAAGAGCATTCGATGTTGCCGCCGTCAGCGGCCACCAGCGAACTGGTGGGGGGTGCTCCCCATCCTCGGCACGCGATCCAAATGGTCCTGCTCACGGTGATCGTCCTGGCTCTCGCTCCTTTGAGTCTTTGGTGGCGAGCGTAAGGGTCTAGCTCAATAAGCCCCTGCCTCCTCAGACGGAAATTGCAGCACGCTTCGCTTTCTCATCGAGATGCGACGTATCGGGTTCATGTCGGTATGAAGAGACTATTGTCCGTTCGTGGATGGTCCCGATCTATCTGACCCAATCTACAGGGGCGCCGTGACTCCCATGGAATCGGCAGCCCATTCTACGGGCGTTGGTCACTTGGCCTCAATCGTTCGTAGCCGCTAGGTCTCGCCCTGTTTTCTCCGTATTCCGCTCGCCCTGATCCAGACGAATCGATTCGCCTTGAAGTGGGGACTTCCTATGCCCGAATTCATACCCTTTCATAAGCCCGACATCGGCGACGCCGAGATCGCCGCGGTGGTCGATGTGCTCCGGAGCGGATGGCTCACGACAGGGGCCAAAACGAAGCAGTTCGAAAGCGAGTTTGCTGCGAAGGTCGGGGCGCAGTATGCGGTGGCCGTCAACTCCTGTACCGCCGCCTTACATCTTGCGCTTGAAGCGAACGGAGTAGGCGAGGGTGATGAAGTGATTGTCCCGACGATGACGTTCGCGGCCACGGCGGAGGTCGTCGCATATCTGAGAGCCAAACCCGTGCTGGTGGATTGCGCGCCGGATACGCTGAATGTGACCGCCGACGCTGTCGCGCGGGCAGTGACTACGAGAACGAAGGCCATCATCCCGGTGCATTTCGGCGGGCATCCCTGCGACATGGACGGCATTCGGGCGGTGGCGCGCGCACGGCGTCTGCGCGTCATCGACGATGCCGCGCACGCCTTTCCGGCCCGCTATCGTGGCCGCATGGTTGGCAGTCTCTCGGATGCCACCTGCTTTTCCTTCTATGCCACCAAGAACATCACGACCGGAGAGGGCGGGATGGTCACCACGGATGATGCCAACGTCGCTGCGCGAATGCGGACGATGAGCCTCCATGGTCTCAGTCGCGACGCGTGGAATCGCTATGCTGCCGGTGCAGCCTGGTACTATGAAATTCTCTCGCCCGGTTTCAAGTACAACCTGACGGACATCGCGGCGGCCCTTGGACTTGTGCAGCTTGGACGGTGCGACGCATTTCTGAAAGCGCGGGAACGCTTGGTGGCCTTGTACGATGAGGGCTTTGCCGACCTCCCTGAAATTCAACGACCACGGGCAGCGAATCATGTCCAACACGCGTGGCATCTGTATGTCGTTCAACTCGATCTCGACCGGTTGCACATCGGGCGGGATGAGTTTATCCGCCGTCTGAACGAAGCAGGGATTGGGTGCAGCGTCCATTTCATTCCCCTCCACTTGCATCCGTACTACCGGGACACCTGGGGCTATCGTCCCGACGATCTGCCGGCTGCGACAGCGGCGTTTCAGCGCATCATCTCGCTGCCCCTTTACCCAACCATGACCGAGGACGACCTCCAGCGCGTCGTGAGAACTGTGAGAGGCCTCGTGAAAGGACATCGGCGATGATCAAGCGCGCATTTGATCTGCTGGCAGCCGTGGTCGGACTATTCCTGACTTGGCCGCTGTGGCTGGTGTTGGCAGCCCTGATCAAGCTCGATTCTCGCGGTCCCGTGTTTTTCACGCAGATGCGCGTGGGAAAGAATCTCAAACCGTTCTCATTATTCAAATTCCGTACAATGGTCGCCGGGGCCGAGACGTCGGGGATTTCGATCACCGTCGGAGCGGATTCGCGAATCACTCGTGTGGGTCGCTGGTTGCGGAGGACAAAACTGGATGAACTCCCTCAGCTCCTCAATATTCTCAAAGGTGAGATGAGCATTGTCGGCCCGAGGCCTGAAGTGCCTCGCTATGTCGAGCTGTTTCGGAACGAGTTTGCAGACATTTTGGTGCTACGGCCGGGCCTCACCGATTTGGCTTCACTAAAATATCTCGACGAAGCGGGCATCCTGGCGTGCGCCGAGCAGCCGGAGATAGCTTACTGCCAACAGATCCTCCCGGAAAAGATCGGGTTGGCAAGGCTGTATGTCAGACATGCGTCCGTGGCGCTTGACCTGGCCATTATCGTTCAAACGCTGCTGAAGCTCCTCGGGGTGCCCTTCGTGTTCTGTGATTTAGCCGGGCCCAGCCTCCCGGCTAAAATTAGATCATGGTCCATGACAGGCCGCATAAAAGCGATGATTCTAAAGTGGCGGCGGCCCCTCATTATCATGTTGGACATTGGCCTGATCATTGCAGCCAATTACCTAGCATTTTGGTTGCGGTTCGACGGAGAGATTCCGTCCGATCAATATGCGCTGTTCGTAGAGATGGCGCCCTGGCTAGTGGCCATACGCGGCATGGCGTTCGTCGCCTTCCGCCTGAATGAGGGGCTCTGGCGATATGTCAGCATGTGGGACATGCAGAATATCCTCGCCGGTGTGACGACGAGCACGGTGGCCTTCTACGTTCTCGTGCGCTGGGGGATGCACCTGTATGCATACCCTCGTTCGATTTTTGTCATCGACACCTTCTTGCTGATTGGCTTCGTCACGGGAGTGCGGCTTCCAAATAGAATCCTGCGCGACCGATTCGTCTTCCGCTCGAAAACGAAGGCTTTGATCGTGGGGGCAGGGGACTCGGGTGAACGGATTGCTCGAGAGATGCGGATGCACCCTTCCTATCGATACCGCCCGATCGGGTTCGTCGACGACGACCCTGCACTCCTGAATCAGCGGATTCATGGCGTCAAAGTGCTTGGAACTCTGCCGGACCTGCAAAGGCTGGTCGTGGAGCATGAGCCGCATGAGGTCATTCTGGCGATACCAGGTATGCCACAAGCGCTGCTACGGAAGATCGTGTCCGAGCTCGAGCCCTTTAAAGTGACCATCAAGATCTTGCCCGGCCTCAAAGACGTTCTGGCGGACCATACGAGTCTCAGTCAGATCCGAAGCGTGGATATGAGCGATCTGCTGCCACGCGCTGAAATACGCCTGGACGCGAATGCCCTGCGTAACCTCATTCAAGACCGGAGGATCATGATTACGGGAGCTGGAGGCTCGATTGGCTCTGAGCTTGCCAGGCAAACGGCCGGGCTGCAGCCCGAGGCATTGGTCCTCTTCGAGCGCCATGAGAACAGTCTCTATACGATCGCCAAGCAACTGGAGGATCGCCGCCTCTCGGCCTGTGTACACCCCGTCATCGGTGACGTCACCGATGCACGTCGGCTCTCGGTCATCCTCAAGCAATACCGACCGCATATTATCTTCCACGCTGCGGCGCATAAGCATGTACCGTTAGTGGAGATGAATATTACGGAGGCCATCAAGAATAACTGCATGGGCACGCGCCTGGTTGCAGAGGCGGCCGACCGATTCGGCGTGGAACGCTTTGTGCTGATTTCAACGGACAAGGCGGTCAATCCGACCAGCGTAATGGGGGCCTCCAAGCGCGTCGCCGAACTCATTGTCCAAGATATGGCACGCCATAGCCGGACGTGCTTCCTCACCGTTCGCTTTGGCAACGTGTTGGGCAGCAGCGGCAGCGTTCTCCTGCGTTTCCAGGAACAAATCAAAGACGGCGGTCCCGTCACGGTGACGCACCCAGAGATCCGTCGCTATTTTATGCTCATCCCAGAGGCGGTCCATCTCGTCATGCAAGCCGCCTCGTTAAAAGAGCAAGGCGCCATCTACGTTCTGGACATGGGGGAGCAGATCAAGGTTCTCGATCTAGCACGCAACCTGATTCGGCTCTCGGGTTTCTTGCCGGGGCGGGAGATTCCTATCCGGTTCGTTGGTCTTCGGCCGGGTGAGAAGTTGCACGAGGAACTCGTTGGAGTGGGGGAATTAGTTGAGAGGTCTTCAATCGACAAGATCCTTCGAATCCGGCGGATGGGCTCGGCCGGCGCCGAAGAGGTATCCGCCATGATGATGGCCCTCGAGGCAGCCGCCTATCTGAACAACGGTGCCACTGGTATTGACCGTCTGCACGATCTCGTACCTGATTTTCATCGCCCAGACACCGAGGAGGACGCTACAACTCCGGATGCCGATTGGGTTGAGGAGGAGCCGGCCTATTCGATCGCTCGATCAGGAGGCGGAGCAGAGCGTCTGGCCTTCAATCACGAAGGCGCTCAACCCATCATTTCCCCGCGATCGCCATGACGACGCTCCTCCGATCACGGCCATGATGGATAGAAAGCGATGGACAAGGTGGAACCTATGTCTCTTAGTATGACGTCCAATCCTACGAGCTCCGCGGCTTCCATGCTTCTTGAATACTGGGGTATGGCGTTGCGCCGGAAATGGATCTTGATCGGAGCCGTCTTTCTCTCCGTGGCAGTCGCCGTCGTCTATTGCAAGCTGGCAACCAAAGTCTATCGCTCCGAGACGCTGATTCTTCTGGAAGATCAAAAGATCCCGGAGAATTATGTCCAGGGAGCTGCTGAAGCTAACAGCAATTTTGAGCGACGCATTTTTGTCATTGAGACGCAAGTCCGAAACAGAACACGCCTCGAGGAAATCCGAAAGGAATTCAATCTCTATCCAGAGGAGGTCGAGGAATTTGGCCCCGAGTGGGCAATCGGCAAGATGAACGCGTCGATCGTGGTCGCCACGGTGAGCAAAGGGGTTGTGGCGGGTCCGAACAACATCGGCGCGTTTACGGTCTCCTTTGCCCATGAGGACCCCGCCACGGCGATGAACGTCTCTTCCCGCATTGCAGCCGTACTGATCGAGGAGGACCTCAAGGACCGCACGCATGCCGCGGAAGGCACAACGGAGTTTTTGGATATCGAGGTGAACAGAGTCAAGCTTCAAATAGACAAGAAAGAGGAGGAAATTAGTCGATTCAAATCCCAGCATGTCGGGCAACTCCCTCAGCAGCTCGAGACGAACCTTCGAGTATTGGACCGTCTGCACAATGATCTGAATGCGGTTGGCGAAGCTTTGCGGCGCCACGCGGATCGTCTGACATTGGTCGAAAGCGCAATCGACCAATATCTACAATTCGGGGTGATCATTCCCACGTTGGTCAATGGCACCGTCCAACCCAATCCGTCATTCGCCAAACTGAATGAACTGCGAGATAAGCTCGCCAAACTGGAAGCCGAGTTCTGGGACGGATATCCCGAAGTCGTACTCACAAGGGAGGAAATCAAACAGCTCGAGCAGAAATTGCGCCGGCAGTACGACCCTGAAAGTGACAAGTCCGATGAGCAGGCGATGGACCCCTATTACCACGATCTCAAGAAACAGCTGACGGAAATCAAGAACGAGCGGGCATTGCTCCTCGAACGTCAGCGGGTACTTCGATCCGAGAAGAAGGAGTACGACAATCTCGTGGAGACGGCTCCAACGGTAGAGCAGGAATTACTCACGCTGATGCGGGATTATGAAAACTTGAAGAGCAGCTATCAATCACTGCTGGACAAACGTCTACATGCGCTGGTTGCGGAGAATCTGGAGAAGCGACAAAAGGGCGCCCAGCTGCGGATTCTGGAAGAAGCCAGGTTTCCTCGTGTTCCCGAACGACCGAACCAGCCGCGCGTGCTCATTCTTGGCTTGCTCTTCGGCTGCGCGTTCGGAATGGGAATGGCGGTGCTCGTAGAACAATTGTATCCGCAGTTCCGCCGACCTGAAGACATCGAAATGCTCTTCGGCCCGCAGCTACTTGCCGTTATCCCCGACTTCAGTCTCGAGTCCGCCTACAGGACCTGGAGGCGGTTCATTCCAACCTACCCCTTTGGCAGGGAAGCAAAGCTCAGCCTAGGCGGCGACCCCCTCCTTCCAGAACGGAGAGAGGCCAAGGGCAACGGCCTGCCGAATGGGCAGGCGATTCAAGAGAGTTTTGTGGCGAAATGGTTTCCCAGTTCAATGGTGGCTGAGCAATATCGAGTCGCCGCCACTCGGCTCTCACTGATCAGCGCAAAAGAGCGGTGCACTGTGCTCGCCGTGACGAGTGCAGTGAAAGGAGAGGGGAAGACCACGACGGTGATCAATCTCGGGTACACACTGGCCCGGGATCTGGGCAAGCGGGTGCTCCTCATCGATTGCGACTTCAAGTTTCCCGGACTTCAACAGTTTACGGAAGAGGACTGCAATTGCGGGCTTGCCGACTATTTAGCAAACGACGTAGACATCGACGAATGCCTGGTGGGGTGTGGCGAGGCACCTTGCTGGATCCTTCCCGTCGGAAACCGGGTCGTCAACTCCACTGAACTCTTGAAGACCGACCGACTATCCGTTCTGTTGCAGGGGCTGCGAGACCGGTTCGACTTCATTCTCCTCAACACTCCTCCCATTCTTGCTCAAGCGACCATGAATGTGTTGGCGGGGCATGCCGATGGCCTTCTCCTCGTCGTAAGAGCAAACCGTACGCCGCACGACGTCGTCAAACGCGCGGTTAGCTCACTCAAGAGCACCAAACCACTCCATGTGGTGCTCAACGCCGTTGGCAATCAAAGCCTGCCTTCGTATATCTACGAGTACGGCGAGCTCCAAACGCGTGTCCCATAAACCCAAGGATTTGATGGTCACTCCGGGGGTTGGCGGAGGTCTCTCACTTCAGTGATGCGGGCTTGGGAGTCCTTACACTTATCGACAGGTGTGCCAGGCGGTCTGCCAAGCGTTGATCTCCTTGCCTCGAGCTGAACCCGTGTGGGAACAATCATAGCAGGCTGCGTCATGCAGTATGCAGCGTTGGTTCCCGTTGAACCATGCTGCATCGTACACGGCCTCTGCTCGGCGGCCGTGCGTCGGACCGGTCTCTCGCTGAAACGGACCTCATGGGCAAGGTGAAGGGACGGCGCGTCGAACGCTCCCACATGTGCCATACTTTCTTAGACGACGGGCCGACCCAGAATGTCAGTCCGCTACTGGACGGCAATGCTGACTTCATCGGAGAGAGTACTTTCCTTACCCGTCGTATTGTACGCCGTGACGGCGAAGTAGTAGGTGTTGCCTGATTGTAAGCCCGGCACCTGGTAGGATGTGACCGAGGCAGGTACTTCTGCTAAGGACGGTCCATACACGCCTGACTCTTTGGTGAGATAGACCTTGTATCCTGCCAAATCAGCTTCATTGTTTGGCGCCCAAGACAATGTCGCCAGACTTCCAGAGGGTACACCTTCCTCGCCACCGCTGCCACAGGCTGCCAACATCAAACCTAGATGGATCGCGAGGAACGCCAAACACAAGAACTGCTTCATAGGCTCTCCCTCATGCCGTGTGAAATCGCCTCTCCAGGCGTTCGCCCCTTATTGAAAAACGTCCGAGCGTGCCGTGATCGGCCCCTGGGGACGATTGCATTTCCGTTTTGCCGGAATGGGCTTGCCTCCTGAAACGCAAACTGGATGCCAGGACGGTGTCTGTGTCGTTTTGACCCGATAACCTGGTGATTTTCCGACCTTTCACTATGCACGATATTAGCCGACATACGCTTCGAGGCCGAACGCGTCCTCGAATGTGAAGGGCACCCCATACAACTTCCTTGTGTCGATAGCAGGAAAGTTTCGATGATGCACGGCGTTACGAATTCAATCTGCCGTACGACTTCATCGGATCGATCCGTGTCTCTAGCGAGGAACTCCTCGGTACTTACCGCGGCGACCTCTTGTCGGATCGCTCTCCACAATCGCGTCATCGGGCGCGTCCTTGAACCGAAGCTTGTCAACCATGTCTGCCATGGAAGGAGATGACGTGTGAACACACCAACGTGGATCGTTAAAACCGGTGTTGGGGAAGATTGGGGTCTTATTCGACGATTGATCATTGGTTCAAAAACGAAGCAGATTCACTATGTGGATATTGTCATTGTCAATACGGGGAAGGTCGTCCGTTTGCCCTGGGAGACGTTCGAGATTCACAACGAAG harbors:
- a CDS encoding spore coat protein, with the translated sequence MPEFIPFHKPDIGDAEIAAVVDVLRSGWLTTGAKTKQFESEFAAKVGAQYAVAVNSCTAALHLALEANGVGEGDEVIVPTMTFAATAEVVAYLRAKPVLVDCAPDTLNVTADAVARAVTTRTKAIIPVHFGGHPCDMDGIRAVARARRLRVIDDAAHAFPARYRGRMVGSLSDATCFSFYATKNITTGEGGMVTTDDANVAARMRTMSLHGLSRDAWNRYAAGAAWYYEILSPGFKYNLTDIAAALGLVQLGRCDAFLKARERLVALYDEGFADLPEIQRPRAANHVQHAWHLYVVQLDLDRLHIGRDEFIRRLNEAGIGCSVHFIPLHLHPYYRDTWGYRPDDLPAATAAFQRIISLPLYPTMTEDDLQRVVRTVRGLVKGHRR